The following proteins are co-located in the Acropora palmata chromosome 11, jaAcrPala1.3, whole genome shotgun sequence genome:
- the LOC141858862 gene encoding CD151 antigen-like, with protein sequence MGLDCGMRCLKFLLCVFNLVFWAAGIAVMAVGIFARVSASNYSALMEEGGFKSAANILIAAGALVMIIGAIGCCGAMKEKKWLLLLYAFLVMMIFILEIASGIMAYSQRDKVIGRIEHTVNKTITLDYGENGQEKLTEAVDRVQQELKCCGVLSPADWRKSNWYKSTGKGNSEDTPESCCIKKEAKCSASGKTDAIYKEGCSQALQDFAESKMAVIGGIGVGIAILQVMGIIFAICLYRSIGYEKI encoded by the exons ATGGGGCTGGATTGCGGAATGAGATGTTTAAAGTTTCTGCTTTGTGTCTTCAATCTTGTGTTCTGG GCCGCTGGTATTGCAGTGATGGCCGTTGGAATCTTCGCACGAGTGAGCGCCAGCAATTACTCCGCATTGATGGAAGAGGGCGGATTTAAGTCAGCCGCAAACATCTTGATTGCTGCGGGTGCTCTGGTAATGATCATCGGTGCTATTGGATGCTGTGGTGCaatgaaagagaagaaatgGCTGCTTCTCTTA TACGCCTTCTTAGTGATGATGATCTTTATTTTGGAAATCGCTTCTGGAATCATGGCCTACTCTCAGAGAGACAAG GTGATCGGTAGGATAGAACACACGGTGAACAAAACCATTACGCTGGACTACGGGGAGAACGGCCAGGAGAAGCTCACAGAGGCAGTTGACAGGGTCCAACAGGAG TTGAAATGCTGTGGAGTACTAAGCCCTGCAGACTGGAGGAAGTCAAATTGGTACAAATCAACAGGGAAAGGAAACAGTGAAGACACCCCCGAGTCCTGCTGCATTAAGAAGGAAGCAAAATGCAGCGCATCTGGAAAAACGGATGCTATATACAAAGAA GGTTGCTCACAAGCACTGCAAGATTTTGCTGAAAGCAAAATGGCTGTGATCGGAGGAATAGGTGTCGGAATCGCCATTTTACAG GTTATGGGAATAATATTCGCCATCTGCTTGTACCGTTCCATTGGCTATGAGAAGATATGA